CCTTCGCAGTATACAAACTGCTATTAGAATGTGGTTTTGAGCTTTACAGGGTGCGGAAAATGTAAAACAACTTTGAAAAGCAACACTCCAGACTCAAATTCGTCAACTTTCTAAACCCAAACACGTTGCCCTATTTATTTCATACATCATTACGATGGGTGATGGATCTTGTTATCTATATACTCTTGCGTGTATCTTTCATCACAACAGACGGTTTTGGATTTTCAGCTTGAAAATATGTATCAGATATAGCACTGATATTCCTATTCAACTGTATAACAATTTCTCGTATATTGTATAATCTCTCAATAATTCACAAACGAATTGCATACAGTCACCTATCGTCAATTCtcccaaattttcacaatatGTATAGTTTGACAAAATACCTATTATTTGAGGGCCTCGTGGAAAGATTAGCTCCGTCTAAACGAGTGACCCTcaaaaaataaagttttaagcataataaataataataaaattagaAACTATATTTAAGTAAAAAGGATCAAACCTGTTAGTCATGTCTGCTCGgaaatatatgataattacCCCAGAGTAGGTTAATTAAGTATAGACTATTTTTGGTAGATTGGAGTGAAACTTAATGACGGACGTTACATTAACCTTATTGCGAGATATGATAGCTTAAATCATTAAACATATTTACAGTTTGAAAACTGTGGTGTTGTAACACAGATAGTATAGTAGTAAGAAGTTACTCACCTCAGAAGGGACATAGGAGGAAAATCCACCATCCGCAGTGAGACAaactatgaaaatataaaatgttattcGTGCCATGGCTGTTTGGTGCTATATGATGAAATCCACCAGTGAGGGTTTACATTTATATGAACGTTGCTAAGCCAGACATGAATAACAGGAAGGAAGTGACATCATTTTCTGATGCCCTGGACTTATTGTTAAGAATATGCGGACACTGACAAAGGTTGGAGGAGATGTTGGTTGGGTTAAATTTTACCACGTTGACGGTGGCGTCAGGATGCTACCCGGTATgtagcgcccccccccctctcccccaaaCCCAAATGGCTCCATGCATGTACGGTAATGTTACAAGGCCCAGCCCGCTAAGGTTCCAAAAGGCAagaaacccccccaaaaaaacaaggAAGACAGAGTAGAAAGCACTTTGTCAGTTTAATTGTAAAGTACATTATAGCTCATACGCTTCCAGCAAAGCAAAATTACAATAGCAACAAAATTAAATGGGCTTAACTTACTCAAGAAAAAGGCACATCCTCACGCCCTGCAGGCAGCCAGGACAGCTCTGACTAACAGCTACTAGTTCAGTCCTGACCACCAAGGATTTAACAATGGAGCAGCAGTGTAATGGAATGTTGAAGGATGAAGGAGAATTGTTAATAAAATAAGGTGAGCATGGAATAAAGGTTACTGGCATATCTTAGCTAGAATGAAAGGATGGAATGGTTTAAGGAATGTCTGCATGGGTTAGTAACAGAAACAATGTCAAGATCAGCctaggggcggcgatttgtttcgaatattgggggggggacatttgcttgggtgcaggcgcgtagtaactttcatccccaacatactatcaaagcggagcgccaccatcggttggcgcgcacaagaaaatttctggttttgatagctccccagatcaccggaaatggcacctctcgggcttgaaaatgaccaaccagatatacacttttgcctgagaaacaagtttttcccaatgtttttttcttgactCAAGATCAACGGGGCTGCCATGTTAGTTACTCCCTttataaatgtgtgtgtgtgtgtgattcgATATAAGGTGTGATTCGCTTACTGGGCTAGACATCTTGATGGGTAAATCAAATAGGCCCAAAGGCAAGTCAATGCACACGAAGGGGGTGGGGTTACCCCTCTGTGGAGAATATTGCCCCCTCTACCATCCAATCCACAACGACGAGTACAtgaccttcccctcccctcccccgtcACCCACCTCCTGTAATTCCCGACTAATGGTCTGGCTCTATCATAAATTTAAAGCAGAAGATATAATCTAAACAAATATGAAACTGATGGTCCTTCCAATGAATGGAGTCACCGTCCAGTTCAGACCGGATTCGGAGTGACCTTTTAGTTGAAATTCGatctttccttatttttaaAGGAAGTCTAAACATAGGCTATCGTGACAAACTTTTCCCAGGGTATACTAATTTAGGAAAATGGTACGATATCATAATTTCTtaataaacaaaaaagcgaTATTTGTAGTCAATAAGCTATGCATGTATACTGCATCACACCAGACTGAGTATTTCTAGAAAACTTCAGaatttgtttgcaaaaaaaTCTTCCAATTTTCAGCAAGCACACTAGCAGATaagaatattttatcattttcgtTTTCGATAGGTGGGAGGGGCATCTGGATACACGTAAGACCATTATGTTTGTAAGTATCCGATCCCAGGGGTTGTTGTCGTTGTTTAGGTGGTAACTGGGTTGGTTATCAAcgaaaaaaaatttgggtaTTGTTTTCAACTTTGTAACAGTATTCTGTACTACCAAGTAAAAGTTTTCAGGAAATGAAAAAGTTGTTTGCTATTAACGATGTTTGGACAAGAGGTCGTTATAGTTTCTATCAATGTAATTAATCCGAATCGGTGGTACTTAAAACACAGATTTTGATGCCGATTTGAGATAAGGTCATGATAGAATTCGATGCTAAACTTACTCATAAAAGTGCAGTCCATTATTTCAGATAGTAGATTTCCGTAAGTGTGGGGCTATCCCGAGTCCTGTCCGTATTAAAGCCCATGATGTTGAGCGAGTGGATCACTATACATACCTAGGGGTTGTACTGGATAACTCCTTGTCCTGGCATAGCCATGTTGATGCCACACTGAAGAAACTTAACTCTAGAATGCACTGCCTGCGTAATatgaaaacttttcaaattgatgaaCGTATTCTGACTATGTTTTATACTTCCACCATTTGTGGGGTATGGAAATACAATTTGATTTCTTGGGGCGGGAATGCGAGAAAGGAAGATCAGAACCGTATAGACTCTTTAATCCGTCAGGCGGGCCGCATAATTGGCAACAGCCAACCCTCTTACTCATCAAGTTATACCCATCTACTCCAACAGAAATTAGACATGATTTTGGATGATGCCGACCATCCACTGCATGGACAATTTCAGAATGCAGTGATTCCTCGGAGCGGAAGGATGAGGCTGCCGACAGCCAAAACTAATCGTCACCTCTCCTCATTCGTCCCACAGTGCATCAGAATCCATAATCAAAATTACAATCGCTAGTGTTCTTGCCCTCTGGTTACACCTTCACTGTTTTTGTCATACTTAGTCTTGCCATTGTTGGACTTTGCAattttattgtcttattgtTTTATGTGAGTCAATTTCCAtgtgctgtattttaatgttatatccatCTTATTCTGTACAACGAGCATTTAATTACCCGAAATGGGTTTAATAAAGtgaatcttatcttatcttatcttcaGCAATTGCGAAACTCCGTGTATAATGCCCGTTAAAGATACATAAAATAACAATGCAGGCAATCAACAGACTAGCATGGCTAAGAATCCAAGAAACTGCAGAGGAACGATCACATCGGGTTCACCCAATGAAGAGATATGAGGTTTTAGGGCTCGTACTTGAAAAATAAATTCGTTTATCGTTGTCTCAGTATCTTGGTTCTATGCTTGCTTGATGGATGAGTTTTTTAGAATGTACCTATGTAGAGAAAAGACGAAATGACCAAGTACCGTAGAACAGTAATCAAGTAACTGCGCGAGTATCGACCACACCACTTACTGGACGAGTATCAACCACACCACTTGACCGTTCACGGCGGTATGCAAGGATGCGATAAGTCGAAAACTGGTATCCCTATAGTAAGTCGaaatagtaaaataaatataggtGCGAAGCTAAactggaaaatgttggcacAATGAATGCACTAGACAGCTGATAACAAGTGCAGTgacgtcgccaaggggggggggccaggggggcacgtgcccccctggaaaacctagtgcccccccatctgagatttgggttggtaaaaaaatatatatatattttgttatattcaactcccatcatctgagttggtttttcataaggacaaagaagcacagtaattcgtattttcttcaaatgagctgcgaaaaaaatgaacaagtttatccttgaacgtcgggtatcgaagtcgtaacccgcgccatcacaacaggtgtcgatatttacattgaatgtgtcagtgctcacgccataccagcggatatacaagtccgcttcgcgagctacatgactgtgagaaaggagggtactgcaatatgttgccttggtctgaggttgacaggttaggagctgacgaaatgtgagaatgtgagggtccgcaggcaccatacttgcctatatttgtggacccatatattaaccctgttgtgtagggggtgcagaggtcatttgaggtcagatgcttgtaggaacaaatggcgaatgttcacacctgcatactgagctatactcgatgtgtgatcaaactttggattgcatggtgagatccctgataggagccaataacgatgctggaacctgttacatcttattagataatgggcgaaaacgagaaggacaagaaaggagtcgggatcatgcacacattaattcaacaaatgtaggttctattgatagggttaggcataatatcgacagcatgtggttcatatcctctgcaaaattctgcgccttgttaaaatcattacctcaaaaatagcaatttctggagatatcttcagatcgaatttagcatcaaatgtggcagcattttgcatctagcctatcatccgtatgcgaaaattttccaaaggggagggggggcagtggcggcggaaccggggggccccttactacactcaaaaacgtctttgcgagtacactacgagtaatagctactctcttaaaacaccatcgaatatacaaattacaatgtttttacagacttttacgtgcactctgagaaattgcaggcttgagacccatattttagggctaggtattcgcagcataaaacactcgggaagtgccgtttccggccatctggaggtttgaaaaacccaaaattttctttgtacgctccgcttagatagtctctacacattagccccccccccccaataattttcccgttccgccgcgcctggaggggcaccccctccccttagacccctccccatgacattgatccgtatccacctaagtgcccccccccccccatcaaatgctggtgccccccagactgaaaagtctggtgacgccactgaaCAAGTGCATGGTCTGAATAGTAATTAGCACGTCAGTAAACGTACGAACTAATGTCTATGATGCTGACAAACAATGCTACTGCCTAACTGTTTAAATGACCGTGTATCCATAAGAGAACTTCATTAGTTCTGGCTACAACACAACATTTAATAATATTAACTGCTGTTATATCTGAAATACCAAATAACAACGCATATGCCGCTAGCGTGTAACAATGTGTAAGGCAGCTAGAGTGTAACAATGAATAGGCAGCTAGCGTGTAACAATCCATACAGGCAGCTAGCgtgaaacaaaaagaaaggcATTAGCATACTGAGATGTCGGTTATATTCCTAACATGGCAATGAAGATTGTCTGGTGAATGCAAAGGAATGCAACACCTGGCGTCTACAGGAGCACAAATATAATGTATGTTACTGTCTTCCCTTACCATGCTTAagagcactcgtactgacagtacaacAGTTCCTAACGTTTATCTGATTAGTGGCATGGTATTCATAATGCACATCCTGTCTGTACGAGCGCTTTGGGAAAAGCGGGACGTATCCATGCAAGGGCGTTTGGCAAATGGGATTAGAATGCGTAGGCTATAGGTCAAAAGGCTTCCCGCGATACTTTGTTTAACTAATAAGACAATATGGCGCCATTTTGGCAAGAGGAATGGCGCTACTGAGATTCTTGTATTACTTTGTGTACAGTTAAATCCCTTTGCCTCTCAACTATCACTGAATCTTGCTCCGTATGACGTCACTCGCATATACCAATCACAATCTACGAATTACATGGTGTAAGTGGAAGCCGTGCACCCGCTGTCGATTTCATGCAggctttgatttgatttgatttaagaTTACTTagtattaattttaatttgaaatgataTCCAGAAAGCATTGGAAAGGTCTATAGATatatctgtgacgtcacatcttATTCGTTCTGCTACGTTTGGTTTAACAATGGATATTGTCATACTTTACTTTTTAAcctttattattttcatttaaagaaaaatgcacttcttataataaagaaaaacaagactaaacgacaatgaaagaaaattaaaaccaaaacGTCTTAAGATTTCACAAACAAAGATTGTattgtatttcttttcttttctattcgtTGTAAGTTTCCATTTGTTGCATAGTTCGAGTCATGTGTTGCTCATTCACGGCAAAAATTACAAGGACTTTCAAAAACGGATATCTAGGTCCCGTATACAAACTGATACTTATTGTTCTACATCACTCTCATATttgtaaacaataataatactaataacaacaacaacaacaatactaTAACGAACGTTAAACAAATTTTACATCAAGactaaaatatcatatttagatATCTACGTAAACGCGAACTGCACTCTGAACTCCGGCCTGCACAGACAATCGGTCTGCTAGATAGGAAATTTATCCCTATCAGAAAATGTAATGAGGGAAGATATGTATATTGATGTTAAAGTATAAACAGATAAATAGGTGAAAACTCTGCACAGGGCTCTGTTCTTGTAGGTTATTATGTCTTTTCCACTACATTCGCGTATAGATTCGCGGAATGATGGGTTTACTTAACATTCGGTATAACGTTATTATTACTAAAGTGCGTAGACTTGACGTAATTTCTAGATACTACGCATGCGTATATACGCCTCTTATTGCTTTTCGAACACAATTGTCTTCACAATTGTCTGTCAATGGACAAAATATCAAGACTACAtaaatgacaaaaatgaaagaaaataagatgaaacaagaaataaaaagacaGAAAGATAAAAACAATAAGAACTCAGACTCCCCTTGCTCTGTAAATGTAATTATACGGAATCATATTTTCCACAAACCCGTGTTTACTATTCTTGTCTCGTTTGGTTTGTGTTTAAACTGCATACATTTTCCCCTCTTTTCGCATATTTTGGTAAGATTGTCCAGTACGTTGTATATATCTCCCTCTGCAGTGATCATGATGTAGATGCGAATTTCCCATACACGAAAATTGCTAGATTGCGGTCCACAATTCAACCGAACGTTTTAGCGAAAATCCAAGAAGTAGGAAAATGAATTCGTTCTTGGATAGTGTCTCCAGCCAATACTGTGAAGGATTCAACTATAGACGTCCAAGATGAAAAATGAAGATACGCACCATGATACACTCCCTGCTGACCCTCCCTTGACCCCTAACATACCTCCCAACCCCCATCTCTGATGAGTCCAGATTCTAGATCTATACATCCGACTTGACCAGCGATTCGTCCTGGGTACCGTGCTTAATCATTCTGACGAAGGCACCATAGTCCAAGTTGCCTTCATCGTCGATGGGGGCGCCCTTATAGGCTGCATCGATCTCATCGTTAGTGAAATGTTCGCCTCTCGTCATTAGCAGATTTGTAAGGCtgtgttcagaaaaaaaagagggaaaactGATCAATCTTTGTtgtaaattagaaaaataaataaatgattaaattgCTTGATACGCGATCGATATGCCTACATAAAAAGGACCATACGCCCTGGACTAGATCAAAGCTTAGTGAGTTTTACAAGGGCCAAATTAAGAGGGGActgacagaaaaagaaaaaaatcagccCTCCGTCGCATTAATAGGCCCGGCCTTAAAATCATATTACCAATAAAGCAGGTCATAAGTTAGGCTATTTTTGCTATGAAACAGTATTTGTCTCAATTCCAACCGTCAAAATTGATCCATCTTTTTCCTAATCCCGCATATATGTGAGACctcaattctgtgatcccagttAAGAGGATCAATACTTACTAATCTTCTCCAATAAAGCCTTTCTTATCTTCGTCGAATAATCTGAATGCGTTCAATATCGTCTCTTCTGGATCCGTACCTATATAAAGAGAGGTAAAGATTAAAACGGTGAACGCTAACTGTGGGTCGAATTGGAATGAAGTTAATAACACACTAACTGGCGTACTTGTACCTGAATAACTATATCTTTGATGTAATACCATTACAATGGAACTCATTAGCTCAGTCAATCATCTATCGTTTACTTCCTTCTGTAAGATTGGACTTAAAGAGGACAcacacccaaccatcatcttcaGCTATAGTAtgtgacagagatctttgtgatgaacaactccttccccccaaccccaccccccccccaaccctcaaACGGCTAAGAAAACTTTCGTTCCATTTGGGAAATTTTCTAGCCAAAAGTCGTGACTGGGGAATGTAACTTTCTAAATCTGTGATTTCATATAGCGCCAACAGAAtatgaaatcttttttttttttctcgttggtttttctttctttatcatTGCAGTGGAAAACATCAAAAGTACGTTTATGAGAATATGGAGATGATATAGTGAACGATCAAGATAGATGCACAAGGGAGGACGAGAGAGGCTGGATAAATATGCTATCCATCCTTTTCGCTCGTtagttaataataattatttaaaagcGACGTGTTAGTGCGTGTCGTCACAAATGCGTTGTTCACGCTCTCAATAATCACACATATATTTGAAAGTGAGGGCGCTACTAAACAACTACATAATTTTCATGTCATTAGTGATAAAGCATGAGGAAATTACATGGCGTGCGTGAAATGGATAAAAATTCAAGAAAGTTCAACGAACCCGTTAACTTTTCACCAAACATGGTTAAGAACATGGTGAAGTTAATGCTGCCTGGTACCTCATTAACCATGTCCTCCAGTTCTTTGTCTGATGGGTTCTTACCTAATTAACAAAGATAATAAAGAAGTAAAAATTATTTGTTAATGTTAGCAACTGTGACGTCAGCAtcatcatttcaaattttgctTCCAGTGATGGTCGAATCTTCGGGCATAAAACTATATAATAAAGCGATGAACTTTGACATAtcaaatttcagtttttttttgtgtacaaatCCGACATTGAACTTAGCCACAGAGTGGACATGCCGTTGCTTGTTATCTATATAACGCACGGTATTCCTACATCATTATACGACTATTAATTTATACATAACGCACCCATAGACGCCAACATGTCGTGCAAATCTTCTTTATCGATGAATCCATCGTGGTTCTGGTCAATCAGGTTGAATGcctaaaacaaattgaaaaatgacaaatatcaATATGAGGACTGAGGATGCCACgtgatcaagggcggcggaagcactttgaatctgggggggcaccaacgtcgaagggcactttgcagaaattcgattggactgatgcagcctgatatttagtacccttttaactgttattgtgttatcttatttgcgtatacacatcactccatcaacgcagccccccccccccccccaaggaaacaatgcatactagcactgcagtatctaatgtgcaaattgggaaaaaaggaaaaaaacaaaatgaggtgaaatcattataaagtccaagtccctgcacacgcgatcgatacatgcatgaaagcaaatgaaatatgtgaaaatactgaaagaaaagtaattttctatgtgtttttgaatggttaaactgatattattatgatcattattattgtaacgactttccgaATAATTCTAACcgatttggaagggttataacacggcaaatgattgtatgttattggcatgcgatgtaataacctttgcatgcctatatgatatgcatattaacatgttgaacgcgcgcgaagcgcgcgaaaaattctGATAATagttttcgggcaagtcgttacagccccccaaatcaaattgggctcctacgcctgtggtagtaaacaaaACTtccagaaatatttcatttgacgtgggtttcgctttgggTTTcgcttttttatttagaaactttatgtagaaaaagggcacatttttcatctgaggaaaagtgggggggcacgtgccccctgtgcccccccggttccgccgcccttgcacgTGATCAATTATGAACGTGAGACACGCAGAAAAATGAACGTAAGACATTCAGAAAAAGGAGCGTTGAGACGCGCAGAAGATTGAGCGTTGAAACACGCAGAAGACTAGGTGCAGGAAAATGGTCGCCTAAGATAGGATGCAGTGGCAAACATATTTGTTAGAGAAGATTTCCTGCCCCACACCATCCGCAGgcctccctcctcccaccccccccccatccacaccCCACTCCGACTGGCAGGTATACGTTATGAAAGTCTGTGTATAATGAAACATCGTTTGATCTTGTGTATCTACTTATCATAGACTTTAGTTTTATACTCTTTCTGTCTCAAAATCCGATATTACAGTGGCGAACCCGCCCCCGCCCTCGTACTTGTGTATGTTaataacaaaattattaaatgacACGATACGCTATACTGGCTCCTTTCACATTTTCCTCTCTTTCTACATTATTTTAGGTTATGCAGAATGTGACGTCACGATGACGTATTTCACTCACCTCCTTGAACTCCTGAATCTGTGACTGGTCGAACATAGCGAAGACATTAGAAGTCGCACGTTGTGCGCGCTTCTTTGTCTTTCCGGAGGACTTCTTTTTGCTTGCCTAAAAATATCAAGAAAAGAGAACATTTAGTAaagagtttatttttttttaaatagtattATAACTACATATCTTGGAAAGTTACATAACGGTGACACATActgaaaatttcaaacattatcAAAATTGCTTTACTGCCTCCTTCAAAACATTTTACTACACTAAAACATTAAGTATGAATTTGACCACTGGGTGAGTATTTCTTTGAATAATCTATATTGTCAACATCTGCAGGGAAGTAACgtcaaacttttttttcctgATAAATTATGAATCCAATACTTAACGACCtttgaaaaacaacaactaaaaaGTTGGTATGTTATGTCCCTTTAAAGGTGTGAAGTGGTGGGGCTATTGTAGAATTGTCGAAAAAAAAGCATAGCGTTTATTAAGCCATTCCCCAGCCCCTGGCTTGTACACTAGACTGATTGTCAGTGACGCTTTGCTAAATATAACttgttttgcaaaaaaaaattgttcacaaAGCTTCTCTTTCTATTCAAGTTTCGTGCTTTTAGTCTCTTTgtctctccctctctccctctttCCCAGTCTAAAAAAACATAGATCGAAATTAATATGTCAATCTGGATTACGTCAAACTAGTAGGCCTAAGTGAAGCAATGTGGTGTGTGTTTCAGTTACCCTATACTAACGTACCAAGCATGCACATGTATATGGTATTCATCCACAGTAGTAGTAGAATTGCAGCAATGACCTATGCGCTAAGAAATTCCTCGCATACCAAGCATTCCTCTATCT
Above is a genomic segment from Apostichopus japonicus isolate 1M-3 chromosome 5, ASM3797524v1, whole genome shotgun sequence containing:
- the LOC139968083 gene encoding myosin regulatory light chain 12B-like gives rise to the protein MASKKKSSGKTKKRAQRATSNVFAMFDQSQIQEFKEAFNLIDQNHDGFIDKEDLHDMLASMGKNPSDKELEDMVNEVPGSINFTMFLTMFGEKLTGTDPEETILNAFRLFDEDKKGFIGEDYLTNLLMTRGEHFTNDEIDAAYKGAPIDDEGNLDYGAFVRMIKHGTQDESLVKSDV